Proteins co-encoded in one Arachis hypogaea cultivar Tifrunner chromosome 11, arahy.Tifrunner.gnm2.J5K5, whole genome shotgun sequence genomic window:
- the LOC112721479 gene encoding uncharacterized protein, with amino-acid sequence MIKHFYLVPGLSLRGVFHYEDDAGGKIKCKIMQRIGKNWKDTRHNLHKCYKETRTFKENLKHRPSGIEENEWKRFLEYRQKEETKEKEQGRSVGRGELFIITHKKKNGSYIHPDARVVSVKAIADVKRQDESSKHISQNDSLAQVLGKEHPRRVRALGAGPCPIQIFGNAIGQPSGSGEPNQEYERRIVESTAKIEEE; translated from the exons ATGATTAAG CATTTCTATCTTGTAC CGGGTCTTTCACTACGAGGGGTCTTTCACTACGAGGACGATGCCGGaggaaaaataaagtgcaaaattATGCAAAGGATAGGAAAGAACTGGAAGGATACAAGACACAACTTGCATAAGTGTTACAAAGAAACAAGGACTTTTAAGGAAAATCTTAAGCATCGCCCGTCAGGAATAGAAGAAAATGAATGGAAAAGGTTCCTTGAATATCGCCAGAAGGAAGAAACAAAG GAGAAAGAACAAGGAAGGTCCGTTGGTAGAGGAGAGTTGTTTATCATCactcataagaaaaaaaatggttCGTATATCCATCCTGATGCGCGTGTTGTTAGTGTAA AAGCAATTGCGGATGTTAAGAGGCAGGATGAATCCTCTAAGCACATTTCACAAAATGATTCGCTAGCACAAGTTCTTGGAAAGGAGCACCCAAGACGAGTTCGTGCCTTAGGTGCTGGACCATGTCCCATCCAAATATTTGGTAATGCTATTGGACAACCATCGGGTTCTGGTGAGCCAAATCAAGAGTATGAGAGGAGGATTGTAGAATCAACTGctaagatagaagaagagtag
- the LOC112721480 gene encoding uncharacterized protein: MQTSEDAYDYLLLRPFSPEYTIWLRHGEKPVEERSGLGRVDKNLISQVNQMHQMVNEAFNFTLQHGSEDTTTIEHAKDDEGVLPYLYEGPSCAARDFNDLLSDGEKELYPGCSKYSKLSFLVKLYHIKCMCGVSDKEITMILDLLRDVFEQAKFPKTLYEARKTIRKLGIEYTKVNASPNDCMLYQGDDENLTRCRQCGSLRWKQKTKMCSIVRLNVLVKRNEKPIAAKTLRYLPLIPRLQRLFIRNKTSTDMHPRDAEAWKKFDAKYTNFSKDPCNVRLALASDGFNPFGNMSTKYSIWPTSFILSMLIPRLKMPSNDIDVYLQPLVDELKQLWDGIETYDPKEGSTFKMCAALMWMIIDFPGLRNLSGWNMHSGLAYTTCKLDTKPHWLKDSQKWGHRRFLNQGHKYRLD, translated from the exons ATGCAAACAAGCGAGGATGCATACGACTATCTGTTGTTACGACCATTTTCCCCTGAATATACTATTTGGCTGCGTCATGGTGAGAAGCCGGTTGAAGAGAGATCTGGATTGGGACGAGTAGATAAAAATCTGATATCCCAAGTGAATCAAATGCACCAAATGGTCAACGAGGCATTCAATTTCACGCTTCAACATGGGAGTGAAGACACAACAACAATCGAACATGCCAAAGATGATGAAGGCGTGTTGCCATACTTATATGAAGGTCCAAGTTGCGCGGCGCGGGATTTTAACGATCTACTGTCAGATGGAGAGAAGGAATTATATCCCGGATGCTCAAAGTACTCCAAATTATCATTCTTAGTGAAGCTTTATCATATTAAGTGTATGTGCGGTGTGAGTGACAAGGAAATTACCATGATTCTTGACTTACTACGGGACGTATTCGAACAAGCAAAATTTCCAAAGACATTATATGAAGCCAGGAAGACAATAAGAAAGTTGGGTATTGAATACACCAAGGTAAATGCTAGTCCAAATGATTGTATGCTGTATCAAGGTGATGATGAAAACTTGACTAGGTGCAGGCAATGTGGGTCTTTAAGATGGAAGCAGAAGACTAAAATGTGCTCTATTGTTAGGCTCAACGTACTTGTGAAGAGAAATGAGAAACCTATAGCAGCCAAGACTCTTCGTTACCTTCCTCTCATACCACGACTACAACGATTATTCATACGCAACAAGACATCAACTGACAT GCATCCAAGGGACGCTGAAGCATGGAAAAAGTTTGATGCAAAGTATACTAACTTTTCGAAGGATCCGTGCAATGTTCGCCTAGCCTTGGCGAGCGATGGATTTAATCCTTTTGGGAATATGAGCACAAAGTATTCTATCTGGCCA ACATCTTTCATTCTATCCATGCTTATTCCTAGGCTGAAAATGCCAAGTAACGACATAGATGTTTACTTGCAGCCTTTGGTAGATGAATTGAAGCAATTATGGGATGGCATTGAAACGTATGATCCCAAAGAGGGAAGCACTTTCAAGATGTGTGCGGCACTAATGTGGATGATCATCGACTTTCCAGGATTGAGAAACCTATCTGGTTGGAATATGCACAGTGGGTTAGCTTATACTACGTGTAAATTGGACACTAAGCCTCATTGGCTGAAAGACAGTCAAAAATGGGGCCATCGCCGCTTTTTGAatcagggacacaaatacagactaGACTAG